The genomic stretch CGGGTTTTCTGCACAGCCATTCGCCATGACTACCACCATATCGTTGGTAGAAGTATCGCCATCTACCGTTATTTGATTGAAAGTTTTGTCTACTTTTATTTTTAGTAATTTTTGCAATAATTCAGCCGGGATTGCGGCATCTGTTGTAATAAAAGCAAGCATTGTCGCCATATTTGGATGAATCATTCCTGATCCCTTCGCTACACCTGACATCGTTACCTTTCTACCACCAATTTCTGTTTGAAAACTGATTTGTTTTTGAAACGTATCTGTTGTTAAAATCGCTTCTTCAAAATCGGCCGCATTTCCAGTTTGCTTTTCTAGCATTTCTATTCCCGCGTTGATTTTGTCCATCGGTAGCATATCGCCAATAATTCCCGTGGAAGCAACGGCTACGTAATCAAGTGGAATATCTAACTTTTCTGCCGTTTGAGCCCGCATCGCAAGTGCATCTAACATACCTTGATTCCCTGTACATGCATTGGCATTCCCACTATTCACAATAATTGCTTGTAACTTCGCATTACTTTGAAAAGAATCTTTCGTTACAAAAATTGGTGCGGCTTGCATTTGATTCATCGTATAAACAGCGGCTGCATTTGCTGGAACTTCTGAATAAATCCAACCAATATCATTTCGTTTTCTTTTAAGCCCTGCATGTTTTCCGTCAGCATAAAATCCTTTTGGTGAAGCGATATTTCCTTTGACAAGTTCCATTTTATTTTTCCCCTTTCACGGATACACCGGAATAAACCTTAATCCGTCACTTTCAGCAAAATTCGCCATTATGTTTAAATTTTGAATGGCCTGACCAGCCGCCCCTTTAACTAAATTATCAAGCACAGAAACGATAGTAATCACATTCGTTTTTTCATTATAAGCAAGACCTATATCACAGTAATTCGATGCTGTCACTTGTTTGACAGTCGGATATACATTTTCTGGTTGGATTCGGACAAATGGAGCATTCTCGTAGGTGGATTTGTAAAGCGTATGTAACTCTTTTTGGGTGATAGGATTTTTGGGTTTAACGTAGATGGTTGTGAAGATTCCTCTTGTGATGGGAATTAACGAAGTAGAAAATTGAATTGCTGGGATAGTCTCATCCCATTTAGTTAATTGTTGCATAATTTCTGGAATATGTTGATGAGAATTCATTTTATAAAGTGTCATGTTTTCATTGGTTTCTGTAAAATGAGTACTTGCAGAGGGCACTTTTCCTGCGCCGGAAATACCTGATTTAGCGTCTACGATAATCGATGTTGGATCAATCAACTGGCTTTTCACTAGAGGTGCTATGCCTAACAAAGTTGCAGTTGCATAACATCCAGGATTAGCAATGAATCTAGCTTCTTTCTTATCA from Listeria monocytogenes ATCC 19117 encodes the following:
- the argJ gene encoding bifunctional glutamate N-acetyltransferase/amino-acid acetyltransferase ArgJ, with translation MELVKGNIASPKGFYADGKHAGLKRKRNDIGWIYSEVPANAAAVYTMNQMQAAPIFVTKDSFQSNAKLQAIIVNSGNANACTGNQGMLDALAMRAQTAEKLDIPLDYVAVASTGIIGDMLPMDKINAGIEMLEKQTGNAADFEEAILTTDTFQKQISFQTEIGGRKVTMSGVAKGSGMIHPNMATMLAFITTDAAIPAELLQKLLKIKVDKTFNQITVDGDTSTNDMVVVMANGCAENPMLQEGTADFAKFADMFQAVTEHLAKSIARDGEGATKLIEVQVNGATKTEDARMIAKKIVSSSLVKTAAFGGDGNWGRIICAIGYSGGRFAPDNITIKIGGIEILNHSSQTIFNQQALDAYLEEEHIIIDVDLHIGLESGTAWGCDLSYEYVKINACYRT
- the argC gene encoding N-acetyl-gamma-glutamyl-phosphate reductase; this translates as MKVSIIGATGYGGLELIRLLHQHASVDIATLHSFSAQSETLATFYPHLKDLEASPLEKINSAEIIEKSDTVFIATPSGIAKDIALPYVDAGLNVIDLSGDFRLKDRQLYEKWYGKSAAPIEYIAKAEYGLAEFRDKKEARFIANPGCYATATLLGIAPLVKSQLIDPTSIIVDAKSGISGAGKVPSASTHFTETNENMTLYKMNSHQHIPEIMQQLTKWDETIPAIQFSTSLIPITRGIFTTIYVKPKNPITQKELHTLYKSTYENAPFVRIQPENVYPTVKQVTASNYCDIGLAYNEKTNVITIVSVLDNLVKGAAGQAIQNLNIMANFAESDGLRFIPVYP